The genomic interval TGGTCTCCGGCGGCAGGGTGAGCAGCCGGTCCCGGATGGAGTCGATGATCGTCGGGAAGTGCGAGAAGGAACGGCCGGTGGCGCCGGGGCCGCCCTGGAAGAGGGTGTCGCCCGTGAACACGGTCGCCAGCCCCGGGTCGTGGAGGCAGACCGCGCCCGGCGCGTGGCCCGGGGTGTGCAGCACGGTGAGGTCGGCGCCGCCGGCCTCGATGATCTGTCCGTCGGCCAGCCAGGCGTCGGGGTCGCGGTCCGGGTGGGTCTGCTTCCACAGCTGCAGGTCGTCGGGGTGCAGCCAGATCGTGGCTCCGGTGCGCTCGGCGAGGGCGGGCGCGGCGTCGATGTGGTCGTTGTGGGCGTGGGTGCACACGATGGCGGTCAGGCGCCGGTCGCCCACCGCCTCGGCGATGGCGTCGGCGTCGTGGGCCGCGTCGATGACGACGGCCTCGTGGTCGTCGCCCACGATCCACACATTGTTGTCGACGTCCCAGGTGCCGCCGTCGAGGCGGAACTGGCCGGAGGTGACGAGGCGTTCGATGCGGGCGGCCATCACAGCACCACCACCGAGCGCAGCACGTCGCCGTGGTGCATCCGCTCGAACGCCTTCTCCACCTCGTCCAGGGCGATGGTCTCGGTGACGAACGCGCCCAGGTCCAGGCGGCCCTGGAGGTGCAGGTCGATCAGCATCGGGAAGTCCCGGGACGGCAGACAGTCGCCGTACCAGGAGGACTTGAGGGAGCCGCCACGGCCGAAGACGTCCGCCAGGGGCAGTTCGATCTTCATCTCCGGGGTGGGCACGCCGACCAGGACGACCGTGCCGGCCAGGTCGCGGGCGTAGAAGGCCTGCCGGTAGGTCTCGGGGCGGCCGACGGCCTCGATGACGACGTCGGCGCCGAAGCCGCCGGTGAGCTCGCGGATCGCCTCGACGGGGTCGTTCTGCCGCGAGTTGACCGTGTGGGTGGCGCCCATGGAGCGCGCCTTGTCCAGCTTGCGGTCGTCGATGTCGACGGCGATGATCTTCGCCGCGCCGGCCAGCCGGGAGCCGGCGATGGCCGCGTCGCCGACGCCGCCGCAGCCGATGACGGCGACCGAGTCGCCGCGGCCCACGTCGCCGGTGTTGATCGCGGCGCCGATGCCGGCCATCACGCCGCAGCCGAGCAGTCCGGCGACCTGCGGCGCGACGGCCGGGTCGACCTTGGTGCACTGTCCGGCGGCGACCAGGGTCTTCTCGGCGAAGGCGCCGATGCCCAGCGCCGGGGTGAGCTCGGTGCCGTCGGTCAGCGTCATCTTCTGCCGCGCGTTGTGCGTGTCGAAGCAGTACCAGGGGCGTCCGCGCAGGCAGGCGCGGCAACTACCGCACGCCGCCCGCCAGTTGAGGATCACGAAGTCGCCGGGCCGCACGTCGGTGACGTCGTCGCCCACCGACTCGACGACGCCCGCGGCCTCGTGGCCGAGGAGGAAGGGGAAGTCGTCGTTGATGCCGCCCTGTTTGTAGTGCAGGTCCGTGTGGCACACCCCGCATGCCTGGACGCGCACGACCGCCTCGCCGGGTCCCGGGTCGGGTACGACGACCGTCTCGATCCGTACCGGCTCGTCCTTGCCGGGTGCGATCACGCCGCGTACTTCCTGGGCCATGGTGCTGACTCCTTCATCGGCCGGGTCCGTCTCCCCCGTCTCCCCCGACCCTACGCGGGAATGATCGGCTGTGCCGCCCACCGTGCGCTGCGCCTGCCCGGGCGACGTAGCCTGAACATCCGTCCGACGCCGAGGGGGGCTCGTGAGCATTGCCGGGGACCGGTCAGGACCGCCGGCCTGGCGGCTGCTGCTGTCGTACGTACGGCCGCACCGGTGGGCGCTGCTGGGCGGCGCCGTGCTGTCGCTGGTGACCGGCGCGACGGGGCTGGCGCTGCCGCTGGTGGCCCGGGAGCTGATCGACGACCTCGCGGCGGACCGGGCCGTCACCGGGGCGCTGCTGCTGATGTCGGCGCTGGTGGTCGCCAACGCGGTACTGGGCGCGGTGGGGGCGTACGTGCTGCGGCGCACGGCGGAGTCGGTGGTGCTCGGGGCGCGGCGCACGCTGTCGTCGTACCTGCTGCGGCTGCGGATCGCCGCCGTGGACCGGGCCGAGCCGGGTGATCTGATGGCCCGCGTCACCTCCGACACCACGCTGCTGCGGGAGGTGACCACCGACTCGCTGATCGGGCTGGGCACGGGCGGCCTCACCCTGATCGCCACCGTGGTGCTGATGGGCTACGTGGAGCCGGTGCTGCTGGCGGTCACGCTGGGGGTGATCGCGCTGGCGGGGGCGATGCTCGGGGTGATCGTGCCGCGGATCCGGCGGGCGTCCCGGCAGGCGCAGGACGCGGTGGGCGTGATGGGGGCCTCGCTGGAGCGGGTGCTGGGCGCGCTGCGCACGGTGAAGGCGTCCGGCGCCGAGCCCCGGGAGGAGCGGACGCTGCACGACGCGGCGCGCGAGTCGTGGCGGATGAGCGTGCGGGCCGCCAAGTGGTCGGCCGCGGCGGGCAACACGGCGGGACTCGCGATGCAGCTCGCGTTCATCACGGTGCTGGCGGTGGGCGGCGCGCGGGTGGCGACCGGCGCCATCGACATCGGGACGCTGGTGGCGTTCCTGCTGTTCGTGTTCTATCTCATGGCGCCGATCTCGCAGGTCGTCGGCGCGGTCACGCAGTACCAGGCGGGCAGCGCGGCGCTCGCCCGGATCCAGGAGGCGCTGCGGCTGCCCGCCGAACCGGCCGCGCCGCCCGCCGCGTTGCCGTCGCCCGGCGCCGCCCCGGCGGCCGTCGCCTTCGAGGAGGTGCGGTTCCGCTACGCCGACGACCTGCCGTACGTCCACCACGGGGTGACGTTCACCGTGCCCGCGCGGGGCCTGACCGCGTTCGTCGGCCCGTCGGGCGCGGGCAAGACGACGGTGTTCTCCCTCATCGAGCGGTTCTACGACCCCGAGTCCGGCGTGATCACCGTCGACGGCCGGGACCTCACCGACTGGGACCTGCCGGAGCTGCGGGCGGCGATCGGGTACGTCGAGCAGGACGCGCCGGTGCTGTCGGGTTCCCTGCGGGACAACCTGCTGCTGGGCAACCCCGGCGCGGACGAGGAGACGCTGACCCGTGTCCTCGCCACGACCCGGCTGGACGGGCTGGTCGCCCGGCTGCCGGACGGGCTCGGCACCCTCGTCGGCCACCGCGGCACCAAGCTCTCCGGCGGCGAGCGGCAGCGGGTCGCCATCGCCCGCGCCCTGCTCCGCCGCCCCCGCCTGCTGCTGCTCGACGAGGCGACCTCCCAGCTCGACGCGGTCAACGAGGCGGCGCTGCGGGACACCGTGGCGGACGTCGCGCGTACGACGACGGTCCTGGTGGTCGCCCACCGCCTGTCCACGGTGACGGCGGCCGACCGCATCGTGGTGATGGACGCGGGCCGCGTGCGGGCGGTGGGGACGCACCGGGAGCTGGTCGCCTCGGACCCGTTGTACAGGGAGCTGGCCGCTACGCAGTTCTTGGCCACGGCGGGGTGAAACGGGCCGGGGGACGCGGGGCCGGTCCCCGCCTGCCCCGAGGACGCCCTCCGCGGGCAGGCGCCCCCGGTCCCGGGGTCCGTGCGCGGCCGCCGGTCGGCGCCTTCCTCGCCGGGGACCTCCGCCCCGTCGCTCAGCGAGCGCGCGTCTCCGCTCACTCCAGGTGGAGGGCTGCCGGGCGCGGCAGTCGGCGTGTCGTCTCGGCGTGGTCGTCGAAGTCGAAGTCCCCGGTGGGGTCCAGCTCCGGATAGCGAATGGTGGACGCATCGCCGGCGAGTCGCCGGCCGGTCGCCCGGATGCGGGCGTTCCAGACGATGCTCAGCGCCTCCCCGCACTCGAGGCAGTGCCCGTCGGCCGCCGAGGCGCGCAGGACGGGCAGGTCCGCCAGGGCACCGGGGCGGGCGACCGCGCGCTCGAAGACCTCCCTCCCCTGGGCGATCAACCAGCCACGGAAGTAGTCGAAGCCGTCGTCGGAGCATCCGCCGTTGATCACGTAGGCGGCGGCCCACAGGGGTTCGTGCAGGAGTCCGCCATCAGGTTCCACAGCACCTGCTGGGCAGCGACGATCTCCGCGTCGGTCGTGTCGCCAGCCGCGCGCTCGCCCGGCGGGCGACGTCCCCGGCGTCGTCCGGGTCGGGCGCCACGTCGGTGACCGGCACGTAAGCGATGTCGGGGCGCGGGGACACCGCCGCGACCGACTCGGGCACCAGCACCGTCCCGCTGTCGGCCCGGACGTACGCCAGGATCTCCTCCAGTCGTGGACGTCCGGGCCGTGCCGCCACGGGGCGCCGTCGGGGCGTGGGTCGGCGTTCCACACGGCGGACCACGCCGGGGAGGCGCCCGCGTACCGCAGCAGAGGTTCGTCGGCGAGGGCGCGCAGCCCGACCGCGTCCTCGCCGGCCAGGGGGTGCCGGACGGGCAGCACCGCGCAGATCCCCTCCCGGTACAGCGGCAGCACGCGCAGCCGCTCCGCGTCGACCGGCAGGCGGACGAAGCCGACGTCGGCGGTGCCGTCGAGCAGGGCGGCGGACCGGCTCCACCAGCGCAGCCGGACCAGTTCGACGCACACCTGCGGCTCCCGCGCGGAGAAGGCGTGCAGCGGCGCGGTGATGCCGGAGCTCAGCATGAAGCCGGCCTTGAGCACGCCCTCCCCCGCCGCGGTCCGCCGGACCCGGATCCGCGCGGCGCGGGCGGCGGCCAGCAGGTCCCGGGAGTCCTGGAGGAACTGCTCGCCCGCGGGCGTGAGGGCGACCTCGCGGCTGTTGCGGCGGAACAGGGTCACGCCGAGGTCGTGCTCCAGCCGCTGGATCTGCCGGGACAGGGCGGGCCGGGTGACGTGCAGGGCGGCCGCGGCCTGCCCGAAGTGCAGGCGCTCGGCGACGGCGACGAAGGAGCGCAGCCGGCGCAGATCCAGATCCGTCCGCCGGCCGTCCATGCCGCCCTCTTCCCCGCTGCCTGCACCGATGCACCGACGTCATCGTAGGCGCCGAAGGAAGCATCGGACCTTCGGGAAACCCCAGGTCACGCTGGTTACGTACCGCGGGCGGCGTCGATCCTCCGCCCGCCTCTCCCCCTCTTCCGGAGTGTTCGTCATGATGCGCGCCGCCGTCGCCGGCGGCGGACACGCCCCGTACGTGCTGCTCAAGGCCGGGTTCGTCACCCCGCTTCCGCAGGGGCTCGACCCGATGGTCCCCGGCTCGCCGGGACCGACGTCGTCCACCTGCGGCGGGGGCTGATCGACCAGATGATCGTCTTCGCGGGGGACCTCACGCCGGCGGGTCGACGCTTCGTCGACCTGTCCGCGCCGGTGCGCCCGGGGGTTCGGCGGGTTCGGCGGGTTCGGCGCGCTCACCGCATCGGCGTCCGCGGCGTTTCCGCCTCCGGTGTCTCCGGCGTCCCCGGCGTCCCCGGCGTCCCCGGCGGACGGAGAATCGCCAGGAGCTGGCGGACCAGTTCGTCGACGACCTCGTCGAGGGTGGCCTCGACCCATCCTGCGTTCCAGTCGTGCAGCAGTCCGTTGACGCTGCCGATGAAGCCGGTCGCGGCGAGGCGGTGGTCGCGGGGTGCGGCCTCGCCGCGGGCGACGGCGGCGGCCGCTTCGGCGCAGATCAGGTCGACCCAGCGGGCGCGGCGGGCCAGCCGCTGTTCCTCCAGGCGCGGGCTCACCCCGATGATCTCGGTGAAGGCGATGCGGATGCGGCGCGGGTCGCGGGTGGCGGCGGCCGCGTAGGCGCGGAAAATGGCGGCGGCGCGCTCGGCGAGCGGGGCGTCCGCCGTCCCGGCCGCCGCGGCGAGGACGGCCGCCTCGGCCCAGTCGTTGACCTGGAGGTGCAGTGCGGCGAGGACGTCCTCCAGGGTGCGGAACTCCTCGTAGAACTGGCGGGTGGACAGTCCGGCGGCCTCGCTGAGGGCGGCGACGGTGGTGTTCCGGTAGCCGGGCCCGCCGCCGAAGAGTTCGAGGGCCGCGTCGAGGAAGCGGCGGCGCCGCTCGGCCCTCCGCTCCTCGGCGGACTTCCCGGCGTACCGGCCGCTCGGTGCGCTCAGTCTGTCCGCCACCCGGTCTCCTCTCCCCGCGCCCGGCAATGTTGTCGTGTCCGCGGTCTTGTGGAGAACCCCTGACCGTCCCTACTTTTCAGTAAGTTCAATCTGAAAGCGCGTCTGTTCAGATTCCCCTCCCCCTGTTTGACATGTCCCGATCATGACCCCCCACCCGCAGAGGAGACCCGCCGTGCCGATCCGCAGCAGGCATCTGTGCACCCTCGCCGCCGCCGTCGCCCTGACCCTCACCGCCCCCGGAGCCGTCGCGAGCGCCGCCGGCCCGGCCGCGCCCTCCGACGGGCTGCGGGAGGTGCTGTTCGTGGGCAA from Streptomyces sp. DH-12 carries:
- a CDS encoding MBL fold metallo-hydrolase; protein product: MAARIERLVTSGQFRLDGGTWDVDNNVWIVGDDHEAVVIDAAHDADAIAEAVGDRRLTAIVCTHAHNDHIDAAPALAERTGATIWLHPDDLQLWKQTHPDRDPDAWLADGQIIEAGGADLTVLHTPGHAPGAVCLHDPGLATVFTGDTLFQGGPGATGRSFSHFPTIIDSIRDRLLTLPPETKVLTGHGDPTTIGAEAPHLDEWIARGH
- a CDS encoding S-(hydroxymethyl)mycothiol dehydrogenase codes for the protein MAQEVRGVIAPGKDEPVRIETVVVPDPGPGEAVVRVQACGVCHTDLHYKQGGINDDFPFLLGHEAAGVVESVGDDVTDVRPGDFVILNWRAACGSCRACLRGRPWYCFDTHNARQKMTLTDGTELTPALGIGAFAEKTLVAAGQCTKVDPAVAPQVAGLLGCGVMAGIGAAINTGDVGRGDSVAVIGCGGVGDAAIAGSRLAGAAKIIAVDIDDRKLDKARSMGATHTVNSRQNDPVEAIRELTGGFGADVVIEAVGRPETYRQAFYARDLAGTVVLVGVPTPEMKIELPLADVFGRGGSLKSSWYGDCLPSRDFPMLIDLHLQGRLDLGAFVTETIALDEVEKAFERMHHGDVLRSVVVL
- a CDS encoding ABC transporter ATP-binding protein, producing the protein MSIAGDRSGPPAWRLLLSYVRPHRWALLGGAVLSLVTGATGLALPLVARELIDDLAADRAVTGALLLMSALVVANAVLGAVGAYVLRRTAESVVLGARRTLSSYLLRLRIAAVDRAEPGDLMARVTSDTTLLREVTTDSLIGLGTGGLTLIATVVLMGYVEPVLLAVTLGVIALAGAMLGVIVPRIRRASRQAQDAVGVMGASLERVLGALRTVKASGAEPREERTLHDAARESWRMSVRAAKWSAAAGNTAGLAMQLAFITVLAVGGARVATGAIDIGTLVAFLLFVFYLMAPISQVVGAVTQYQAGSAALARIQEALRLPAEPAAPPAALPSPGAAPAAVAFEEVRFRYADDLPYVHHGVTFTVPARGLTAFVGPSGAGKTTVFSLIERFYDPESGVITVDGRDLTDWDLPELRAAIGYVEQDAPVLSGSLRDNLLLGNPGADEETLTRVLATTRLDGLVARLPDGLGTLVGHRGTKLSGGERQRVAIARALLRRPRLLLLDEATSQLDAVNEAALRDTVADVARTTTVLVVAHRLSTVTAADRIVVMDAGRVRAVGTHRELVASDPLYRELAATQFLATAG
- a CDS encoding LysR family transcriptional regulator; this translates as MDGRRTDLDLRRLRSFVAVAERLHFGQAAAALHVTRPALSRQIQRLEHDLGVTLFRRNSREVALTPAGEQFLQDSRDLLAAARAARIRVRRTAAGEGVLKAGFMLSSGITAPLHAFSAREPQVCVELVRLRWWSRSAALLDGTADVGFVRLPVDAERLRVLPLYREGICAVLPVRHPLAGEDAVGLRALADEPLLRYAGASPAWSAVWNADPRPDGAPWRHGPDVHDWRRSWRTSGPTAGRCWCPSRSRRCPRAPTSLTCRSPTWRPTRTTPGTSPAGRARGWRHDRRGDRRCPAGAVEPDGGLLHEPLWAAAYVINGGCSDDGFDYFRGWLIAQGREVFERAVARPGALADLPVLRASAADGHCLECGEALSIVWNARIRATGRRLAGDASTIRYPELDPTGDFDFDDHAETTRRLPRPAALHLE
- a CDS encoding TetR/AcrR family transcriptional regulator — protein: MADRLSAPSGRYAGKSAEERRAERRRRFLDAALELFGGGPGYRNTTVAALSEAAGLSTRQFYEEFRTLEDVLAALHLQVNDWAEAAVLAAAAGTADAPLAERAAAIFRAYAAAATRDPRRIRIAFTEIIGVSPRLEEQRLARRARWVDLICAEAAAAVARGEAAPRDHRLAATGFIGSVNGLLHDWNAGWVEATLDEVVDELVRQLLAILRPPGTPGTPGTPETPEAETPRTPMR